The DNA window CTGTCATCATGGTGGCAGGCGTCAACGGTGCAGGCAAGACCACCTCCATCGGCAAGCTCACGCGCCACCTGGCCAACGAAGGGGCCAGCGTGCTGCTGGCTGCGGCGGACACCTTCCGCGCGGCTGCGCGCGAGCAACTGGGTGTCTGGGCCGACCGCAACACCGTGGAGATCGTCAGCCAGGAAGGCGGCGACCCCGCCGCTGTGAGCTTTGATGCCGTGACCGCCGGCAAGGCCCGCGGCAAGGATGTGGTACTGGTGGACACGGCGGGCCGCCTGCCCACCCAGATACACCTGATGGAAGAGTTGAAAAAAATCCGCCGCGTGGTCACCAAAGCCGACGCCACGGCACCGCACGAGGTCTTGCTGGTGATCGACGGCAACACCGGCCAAAACGCCCTGGCCCAGGTGCGCGCCTTCGACGACGCGCTGCAACTCACCGGCCTGGTGGTCACCAAGCTCGACGGTACCGCCAAGGGCGGCGTGCTGGCCGCTATCGCGCAGGAGCGCCCGATTCCGGTGTATTTCATCGGCGTGGGCGAAAAACTCGAAGACCTGGAAACCTTCAACGCCCGCGAATTCGCCCAGGCCCTGCTGGGCTGATCCAGAAGCGACCAAGCGCCGGGGTGCGGCGGTCAACCAATGGGTTGGCTGCGTTTACTCACAGCAATAGATGGCGGATGATGCGCCATGGTTCTGCAACTGACCGAAGGTGTCGCCATGCTGCTGGCACTGTGCTTTTTGCACGGCGCGAACATGCGTGCGCTGAAAAATTGGCCCTGGCTGGGTCAGATCTTTTCAGGGTTGTTGTTTGGCAGCGTATGCGTGTTGGGCATGCTCAACCCGGTGACACTGGCGCCAGGAGTCTTCTTTGATGCGCGCTCCGTGATCTTGAGCATGGCCGGTTTGTTTGGCGGCCCTTTGGTGGCGGCCCTGTCGACACTGATCGCCATGGCCTGGCGCCTGTGGGCCGGAGGCACCGGGGCGCTTGTGGGGGTCATGGTGATCATGTTGTCCACACTGCTCGGCCTGGGATACCGCATGGCCCGTGCACGGGGGCGGCTGGATGTACAGCCCCTGACGCTCATGGCCTTTGGCCTGGTGCTGCACCTGGGGGTACTGGGGCTGTTTCAGTGGCTTGCGCCGGATATGGTGCAGCACATCAACGCCACGCTGGCCCTGCCATTGCTGCTGGTGTTCACCCCTGCCACGGCCTTGCTGGGCATCTTGCTGCGCGATGTGGAGAACCGCCAGGCCACTGAGCGGGCACTGATCGACAGCTCGGCCCGCCTGCGCGCCATTGCCACGGCCCTGCCTGATGTGCTGCTGGTGATCGATGCACAGGGCCGCTACATCGATGTGCTGTCTTCCAACGATGCCCCGCTGCTGATACCGGCCTCCCAATTGTTGGGCAAGCTGGTGCACGAATTGCTGCCTGCAGCGCAGGCCGATCGGTTCCTCGCGCTGATCCGCAAAACACTGCGCAGCGGCCAGACGGAAACCTTCTCATACCAGATGCACACCTTGTCGGGTCAGCGCCATTTCGAGGGGCGCGCCCGCCCGCTGGGTACGGTGGTCAACGGGCAGGCCACGGTGGTTTTTTTGGCCCGCGACATCACTGAGCGCCTGGCGGCAGAGAACGCGCTGCGCGAATCCGAACTGCGTTTTCGTTCCCTGCTACGCGATATTCCATCCATTTCCGTGCAGGGCTATCTGGCGGATGGCACCACCACCTACTGGAACAAGGCCTCCGAAAATCTGTATGGCTACACCGAACAGGAGGCGCTGGGCCAGAACCTGGTGGATCTGATCGTCCCTGCTGAAATGCACGAGCCGGTACGCCGAGACATAGCGGCCATGTTCACCGCCGGAACCCCCATCCCCCCAGGCGAACTGCGACTGCGGCGCAAGGACGGTACGCCCGTGGAAGTGTTCTCCAGCCACGCCCGCATCGACGTACCCGGCCAGGCGCCCGAGTTGTTCTGTATCGACATCGACATCTCGGGCCGCAAGGCAGCCGAGGAAGAGGCGCGCTACCTGGCTTTTTATGACGCACTGACCCGCCTGCCCAACCGGCGCCTGCTGGTCGACCGGCTGCAGCAGGTGATGGCCAGCAGCGCGCGCACCGGGCTCAACGCGGCGGTACTTTTTCTGGACCTGGACAACTTCAAAACCCTGAATGACAGCCGGGGCCATGACGTCGGCGACCTGCTGCTGATCGAGGTGGCTGGGCGCCTGCGCAGCGCCGTACGTGAACAGGACACTGTGGCCCGGCTGGGTGGGGACGAGTTTGTGCTCGTGCTGCAAAACCTGGACGCCGAAGCCACCGAAGCCGCCGCCCAGGTGCGCACCGTGAGCGAACAGGTGCTGACGCGGCTGCGGCTGTCCTACCTGCTGCAAGGCCATGAACACCACATGACTGCGAGCATCGGCGCCACCTTGTTGCGCCAGCCGCATGCCTCGGTCGATGAAGTGCTTAAGCAGGCCGACCTGGCCATGTACCGCGCCAAGAACGCAGGCCGCAACACCCTGCGCTTTTTTGACCCCGATATGCAGGAAGCCGTCAACCAACGTGCCCTGCTAGAGACTGAAATGCATACCGGTCTGCGCCTTGAGCAGTTCCTATTGCTCTACCAGCCCCAGGTGGACTGCAATAGCCGCGTCACGGGCGCCGAAGTACTCGTGCGCTGGGTGCACCCCGTCAAGGGCATGGTATCGCCAGGCGTGTTCATCCCCCTGGCAGAAGAAACAGGCCTCATCCTGCCCTTGGGCCACTGGGTATTGGAAACCACCCTGCGCCAGCAGGCACGCTGGCGCGAAGACGCACGGTTCGCACACCTGAACCTGGCCATCAACGTGAGCGCGCGCCAGTTCCACCAGGACGACTTTGTGCCGCAGTTGCTGCAACTGCTGGCGCAAACGGGCGCCAACCCGGCACGTATCAAGCTGGAACTCACCGAGACGCTGCTGCTGGAAGACGTGGACAGTGTGATCGCCACCATGCTTGCGCTCAAGCAGCATGGCCTGGGCTTCTCGTTGGACGACTTTGGAACGGGTTATTCATCGCTGAGCTACCTCAAACGCCTGCCGCTGGACCAGATCAAAATCGACCAGGGCTTTGTGCGCGACGTGCTGCACGACCCCAAGGATGCTGCCATCGCCCACGCCATCATTGCCCTGGCCGGTCGACTGGGCTTGGCCGTGATCGCCGAAGGCGTGGAAACCGCAGAACACCACCGCTTTTTGCAGGAGCACGGCTGCCCGGCCTTCCAGGGCTACTTCTTTGGTCGGCCAGAACCGCTGGAGGCTTTCGAGCAGAGGGTACTGGCAGGCTCAATCGGTCGCAGCGCTCAAGCTCTGCCGCAACCGGACTGATAACCCTCCATCCATGCCATGGAGGGTGTCCCATGAAAATCACCTCTTCGGCCCTGCACCGGC is part of the Simplicispira sp. 125 genome and encodes:
- the ftsY gene encoding signal recognition particle-docking protein FtsY: MPAAEAQPPAPPAPAVQAPPPPPVVAAPAPALAAQHPLPTPPVSTAVAPAPSTLPAAAPTAQAPAAERKGWFDRLKSGLRKTGSSITTVFTGTRIDDALYEELEEALLLADTGVKATQHLLEDLKRRVKESKTTDPAAVKGLLADALTALLRPLEKALVIGEHTPTVIMVAGVNGAGKTTSIGKLTRHLANEGASVLLAAADTFRAAAREQLGVWADRNTVEIVSQEGGDPAAVSFDAVTAGKARGKDVVLVDTAGRLPTQIHLMEELKKIRRVVTKADATAPHEVLLVIDGNTGQNALAQVRAFDDALQLTGLVVTKLDGTAKGGVLAAIAQERPIPVYFIGVGEKLEDLETFNAREFAQALLG
- a CDS encoding EAL domain-containing protein is translated as MVLQLTEGVAMLLALCFLHGANMRALKNWPWLGQIFSGLLFGSVCVLGMLNPVTLAPGVFFDARSVILSMAGLFGGPLVAALSTLIAMAWRLWAGGTGALVGVMVIMLSTLLGLGYRMARARGRLDVQPLTLMAFGLVLHLGVLGLFQWLAPDMVQHINATLALPLLLVFTPATALLGILLRDVENRQATERALIDSSARLRAIATALPDVLLVIDAQGRYIDVLSSNDAPLLIPASQLLGKLVHELLPAAQADRFLALIRKTLRSGQTETFSYQMHTLSGQRHFEGRARPLGTVVNGQATVVFLARDITERLAAENALRESELRFRSLLRDIPSISVQGYLADGTTTYWNKASENLYGYTEQEALGQNLVDLIVPAEMHEPVRRDIAAMFTAGTPIPPGELRLRRKDGTPVEVFSSHARIDVPGQAPELFCIDIDISGRKAAEEEARYLAFYDALTRLPNRRLLVDRLQQVMASSARTGLNAAVLFLDLDNFKTLNDSRGHDVGDLLLIEVAGRLRSAVREQDTVARLGGDEFVLVLQNLDAEATEAAAQVRTVSEQVLTRLRLSYLLQGHEHHMTASIGATLLRQPHASVDEVLKQADLAMYRAKNAGRNTLRFFDPDMQEAVNQRALLETEMHTGLRLEQFLLLYQPQVDCNSRVTGAEVLVRWVHPVKGMVSPGVFIPLAEETGLILPLGHWVLETTLRQQARWREDARFAHLNLAINVSARQFHQDDFVPQLLQLLAQTGANPARIKLELTETLLLEDVDSVIATMLALKQHGLGFSLDDFGTGYSSLSYLKRLPLDQIKIDQGFVRDVLHDPKDAAIAHAIIALAGRLGLAVIAEGVETAEHHRFLQEHGCPAFQGYFFGRPEPLEAFEQRVLAGSIGRSAQALPQPD